One stretch of Roseimicrobium sp. ORNL1 DNA includes these proteins:
- a CDS encoding discoidin domain-containing protein, protein MAAHPFFSLFDDAGAWQVVASGQARGEITAIHTNAGEPGLRLDYDFHGGGGFVVLRRTFPFSLPSTFDIGFRLRGEGLPNHFEFKVAAAGGANVWRHLRQDFALPSQWTDYRFNERELPFAWGPAGGGAPSEVEAIEIAIAAGPGGKGTLELSRPSMTDQTLTAPRSIHASSCYHWHAAENIWTPDADAIWQADPDDKEPSCHVDFGKSVRFGGLVITWPCGLPPRAYRVEISDDGEHWTSIYQASSGLGAKSFISAPGCEARHLRICFKNAACAAIQTISLRPDAFSRTPNEFVHHVASECPRGMFPRYWYREQSYWTPIGSPEGRRRALINEEGMVETDEAGFSLEPFILVKGGMISWADADTTPSIAEDGAPVPSVAWTARCMRLEIHPWVDGHGESLTLHVTYRLECDDPKPGIRLVVAVRPFQVNPPWQAFRNLGGMSPIYEVDCTGGEMRVDGKVLTCTPSPAGMGAASFEEGGVTSFLLSGALPPRRLACDEGGHIGGAMVWDLAPGAEVLEATVSFPYFEKANATGEQAHSQALADWGQTLGKVRWQVPDCARPVFDCFRTTAGHILINRDGPAIQPGPRRYTRSWVRDCVIMGAALAKGGLPQSLRIFLDWYAPFQREDGFVPCVVDRDGVDWLVEHDSHGQFLWGLREDYRNAADPAFLERMLPHIHKAADYLITLRAQRMTDQYRSGELAACYGLLPESASHEGYLAHPVHSYWDDFWGVRGLQAAADLAEHAGKSADAARWRSEASAFQDDISRSLQKVIAEKNLAYIPGSVEWADFDPTATSNAIAMLDFADVLPREPLHAMLDTYLDGFHRKHRGEMPWNNYTAYEIRIIGAFVRLGRRDEANELLSFFLSDRRPREWNQWPEITWRDPRSPGHLGDVPHTWIAAEYLLAVASMVASEREATDSLVLAAGMPWSWISKEDGFAVRGLPTRFGELAFCIAARDENTIYVEVRGLVTMPPGGLFITPPLPPGKSIVATTRADGEKQRHEAGMTTLRVTALPFVAELQLGAGSVLA, encoded by the coding sequence ATGGCAGCACATCCGTTTTTTTCCCTGTTTGATGATGCAGGCGCCTGGCAAGTGGTAGCGTCTGGTCAGGCCCGAGGAGAGATTACTGCCATCCACACGAACGCGGGCGAGCCCGGGCTGCGCCTGGACTACGATTTCCACGGAGGTGGAGGTTTCGTGGTGTTGCGGCGCACGTTTCCCTTCAGCCTCCCTAGCACGTTCGACATCGGTTTCCGTCTGCGAGGAGAGGGCCTGCCGAATCACTTTGAATTCAAGGTGGCCGCTGCCGGTGGTGCGAATGTGTGGCGCCATTTGCGACAGGATTTCGCTCTGCCCTCCCAGTGGACAGACTATCGCTTCAACGAGCGGGAGCTCCCTTTCGCGTGGGGACCCGCAGGAGGCGGTGCGCCTTCTGAAGTCGAAGCCATCGAGATAGCCATCGCCGCAGGCCCGGGAGGAAAGGGCACACTGGAGTTGTCCCGCCCGTCCATGACGGATCAGACACTCACCGCGCCTCGGTCCATCCATGCGTCCAGTTGTTATCACTGGCATGCCGCCGAGAACATCTGGACCCCCGATGCAGATGCGATCTGGCAGGCGGATCCTGATGATAAGGAACCCTCGTGCCATGTGGATTTTGGCAAATCTGTGCGCTTTGGCGGACTTGTCATCACGTGGCCGTGTGGCCTGCCGCCGAGGGCATATCGAGTGGAGATCTCAGATGACGGAGAACACTGGACGTCCATCTATCAGGCAAGCTCTGGTCTGGGCGCCAAGAGCTTCATCTCCGCGCCGGGGTGTGAAGCCCGTCACCTGAGGATCTGTTTCAAAAATGCCGCGTGTGCCGCGATCCAGACCATCTCACTCCGGCCGGATGCCTTCTCGCGCACGCCGAATGAGTTTGTCCATCATGTGGCATCGGAATGTCCGCGAGGCATGTTCCCCCGCTACTGGTACCGCGAGCAGTCCTACTGGACACCCATTGGCAGTCCGGAGGGAAGGCGCCGTGCCTTGATCAATGAAGAAGGCATGGTGGAGACGGATGAAGCGGGATTCTCTCTGGAGCCCTTCATCCTGGTGAAAGGTGGCATGATCTCATGGGCGGATGCGGATACTACGCCCTCCATAGCTGAAGACGGAGCGCCCGTGCCCTCGGTCGCGTGGACAGCGCGCTGCATGCGTCTTGAAATCCATCCCTGGGTGGATGGCCATGGAGAGTCGCTGACGCTCCATGTCACCTACCGTCTTGAGTGCGACGATCCGAAGCCCGGCATTCGCCTGGTCGTCGCAGTGCGTCCTTTCCAGGTGAACCCTCCCTGGCAGGCGTTTCGTAACCTGGGTGGCATGAGTCCTATCTATGAGGTCGACTGCACCGGCGGGGAGATGCGGGTGGACGGCAAAGTCCTCACCTGCACGCCGAGTCCGGCCGGTATGGGTGCGGCCAGCTTCGAGGAGGGTGGCGTGACCTCGTTTCTCCTGTCAGGGGCGCTGCCGCCGCGACGCCTGGCTTGTGACGAGGGCGGGCATATCGGTGGCGCCATGGTATGGGATCTTGCCCCTGGAGCGGAGGTGCTCGAAGCCACCGTATCTTTTCCCTATTTCGAAAAGGCGAACGCCACCGGAGAGCAGGCCCACTCCCAGGCACTGGCGGACTGGGGGCAGACGCTGGGCAAAGTGCGCTGGCAGGTGCCGGACTGCGCGCGGCCGGTGTTTGATTGCTTCCGCACCACCGCCGGGCACATCCTCATCAACCGCGATGGCCCTGCCATCCAGCCGGGGCCACGGCGCTACACACGCTCGTGGGTGCGCGATTGCGTGATCATGGGTGCGGCTTTAGCCAAGGGGGGACTGCCGCAGTCCCTGCGTATCTTCCTCGATTGGTATGCGCCCTTTCAGCGTGAAGACGGCTTCGTCCCCTGCGTGGTGGATCGCGATGGCGTCGACTGGTTGGTGGAGCATGACAGCCATGGACAATTCCTCTGGGGTCTGCGTGAAGACTATCGCAACGCTGCCGACCCCGCCTTCCTGGAGCGCATGCTGCCCCACATTCACAAGGCGGCGGACTACCTCATCACGCTGCGAGCCCAGAGAATGACGGACCAGTATCGGAGCGGTGAACTCGCTGCCTGCTACGGATTGCTGCCAGAATCCGCCAGTCATGAAGGCTACCTAGCGCATCCCGTGCATTCCTATTGGGATGACTTCTGGGGCGTGCGCGGACTTCAGGCGGCTGCCGACCTCGCGGAGCATGCGGGAAAATCTGCGGATGCAGCGCGGTGGCGCAGTGAAGCCTCTGCCTTCCAGGACGACATCTCGCGCTCTCTACAGAAAGTCATCGCGGAAAAGAATCTGGCGTATATCCCGGGCTCGGTCGAATGGGCCGACTTTGATCCCACGGCCACGTCCAATGCCATTGCCATGCTGGACTTCGCAGATGTGCTGCCACGTGAACCGCTGCACGCGATGCTGGATACCTATCTCGACGGATTCCATCGCAAGCATCGGGGAGAGATGCCCTGGAACAATTACACCGCTTATGAGATTCGCATCATCGGCGCATTCGTCCGGCTGGGACGGCGTGATGAGGCCAACGAATTGCTCAGCTTCTTCCTCTCCGACCGACGGCCGCGGGAGTGGAATCAGTGGCCGGAGATCACCTGGCGGGATCCCCGCTCGCCTGGTCACCTCGGTGACGTGCCGCATACCTGGATCGCCGCGGAATATCTGCTGGCAGTAGCATCCATGGTAGCCTCAGAACGGGAAGCTACCGACTCCCTGGTGCTCGCTGCCGGCATGCCCTGGTCGTGGATCTCTAAGGAAGATGGCTTCGCCGTGCGAGGTCTCCCCACCCGCTTTGGTGAGCTCGCCTTCTGCATCGCAGCCCGTGATGAGAACACCATCTACGTGGAGGTCCGCGGCCTCGTCACCATGCCTCCTGGGGGACTCTTCATCACACCACCATTGCCTCCGGGAAAGAGCATCGTGGCCACCACCAGAGCCGATGGCGAGAAGCAACGACATGAAGCAGGAATGACAACGCTGCGCGTGACCGCGTTGCCATTCGTGGCAGAACTCCAGCTCGGCGCAGGCTCCGTGCTAGCCTAG